TATGAGATAGGCGGATAAAATGGAAAGGGTTAACTCTCATGAAATTCCTCATTTATACAAATCATCTTGGTAGAGGGACTGCAAATGCTACCGCTATAACTATAATGACTTCAGACCTTGCAAACTTTCTCAAAAACAAAGGACATGATGTTTTAGTTGTAGGCAATAAAAATCTCATAGAGGAAGATGTAAGGTTTGACTACTTGTATATACAAGGTGGAGATATACTAAGAGCTTATAAACTCACGAATATCATAAAAGACTTTCAACCAGAGATAATATACTCGTTTATGAGACCGCAAAGCCTTGTGCTTGCACTTAGCAGTATCATTAAAAAGTTTGATGCTTGTTATGTAGGGAGCGTGCATAACACAGATAACTACCTTAAATATCATAAAGCCATATATTTACCATACAGAATTCTCATAAAATATCTCTTTGAAAAATTAGATTACATAGCCTGCCCCTCAAAAGCTGTCGTAGAAGACCTCAAAAAGACTTATTTCATGAAAGAAGAAAAGCTATGTGTTGTCAAAAATTTTATAAATTACGAAAGAATAGACAAACTATCTCAGGAGAATGTAGAAGTTCCAGATGAATACATAGTTAGCGTAGGGAGACTTGAAGAGCAGAAAAATTACAAATCCTTATTAAGGGTTTTTAACAAAATTCACAAAGAATTTCCCAATCTTTGGCTTGTTATTGTGTGAGAAAGAAGTCAAAGGGCTGAATTGGAAGCCTTATCGTATAGTTTGGGTATCTCTCATAGAGTTCTCTTCGTAGGCTATCAACAAAACCCATGGAAATACATAAAAAGGGCAAAACTCTTTGTTCTTACATCGTGGTATGAAGGAAGTCCTCAAGTCGTGCTTGAGGCTATGTATCTCAAAGTACCTGTAGTATCCTATAATATACCCTCAGTGGTAGAGCAAAGTAGAGAAGGAGAATGTGCCCTTTTGGTGCCTGCTTACGAGGAAAGCTCTATGGCGGAAGCTATAATAAAAGTTTTGAAAGAAGAGGTAGATTTAGCTGGACTTGTGGAAAGTGCTTATAAAAGAGCTCTTGAGTTTTCTATAGAAAACTTCGTAGAAAGGATTACAAGGAAATGCAATGGAAAGTTGCCGTAATCTTACTATTAATTCTAACTAACTTTGCATTAGCAGAGAGTTTTTCTATTTATCCTATAGAAAATAGAGAGATATACCATCGGATAGATTTTTCCACCAAAAGCAGTTACGCATCAACTGGTATAAAACCATATCCTTGTGAAAAACTACAGGTGCTCACAGAAATTCCCAAGAAGCCTTGCTCTGAAAATGCGATTTATACTTATTTAAGGTTTGAGACCTATTACACTAACAACAAAAATTCTCTATCTATAATACCAGATAGAGAAGGTATCAGATTGTCAGAAGATACAAACTTTTTTACCACACTGGGAGGGTATTATTCACCAACAGATTTCTTGAATATTACATATAATCTAAGGTTTAGTGCAAATGAAGACACAAAAAAATTATACGTCCACAGATTAGCCCTTAACTTAAAAGCGGGTAATACAGTAATAACTGTAGGAAAAGACAACATAAAAGTAGGACCGTCAAGATACGGTAATCTTTTTTCTGGCACAAACCCACCCTTTTTCCAAGTAAGAGTTCAAAACTATTATCCTTACGAATTTTTAGGACATTTTGACTATATCTTTATGTTTGGAAAGCTCTATGAAGAAAGAGAAGACCACTCAGACCCAAACATTTTATTTTTGCGTCTGAATTTTAAACCCTCAACTTCCGTTGAGATAGGACTAAACAGAGCTGTTATGTATGGTGGAAAAGGAAGACCACAATACAAACTTAAAGAATATCCAAAACTTATAATAGGTAGAGAAGAAACAATAGGAGGGCGTTTTGAGAATGACTCATACTTTGGATTTGATGTAAAGTTTGATATTCCGATAAAGTTTTTTGATGTGTTTCAGATTTATTACGAAAGAAATGCCACTGATATAGAATCGCCTATGAAGAAGGGTGATCCTAAGAAACTCCACTTTCCCTTCATCATTGTAAAGTTCCATGATGATGCGAAAACTTATGGAATAAGAGTTAAAAGAGGTAAAATGCTTGTAAACGCAGAATACACAGAAACCGCAAAAACCATGTATATTCATCATAGACATCCAAAAGAAGGGCTCACATATCGCGGTTTTTCTTTGGGCTACCCTTATGGTAGAAACGTAAGGCACGCTTTTTTACTTCTTGAAAGTTTAGGGGATAAGGAAAAATTCTCTATAGAATTGGGTTATATTGGACAGCATGCAAAATTCCGCGGAAGTATAGAACGCAGAAGAATGGAGAGCGTATATACAGCTTTTAATGTAGGCAGGAAGGTCAATAAATTCAACTTAGACTTATACTTTAGAGTAGACAATGTGAAAAACCTTAATCTATCAGAAACACCAGTGCAGATTAATTTGACACAAAGTTCTAAACTCCTTTTCTCTACAGGGTTTGCTGTTAGTGTTGACTTTTGAGTTTAGAGTGTTGTATTATATCCTACATGTTTAAGAGGGTTGTCTCTATATTCTTGCTTTTGTGCATGTCCATATCATTTTCTCAAACACCGAACATTTCTCCTCAAATAGAGGTTATAAGCCCGAATCTTCCTCCAGTTTTGAGACTACCACAGCAAAATGAACAGATGCTTTTAGAAAAAAAGGAAGATACTCTAAAGCAAGATAAAGAAAGAATAGATGAAACTAAAATTAGAACACCTTCATTTACACCCTCATTGGTAGATAAAACAGAAAAACCGTCAAGAATAGAAAGTATATACATGAAGCTTTTCCCCGAAGAAAGGCTTAAACAATTTGGTTATGATTTATTTAAAGACCTACCGCTTATAGAAGGTGCAGTTCCGGATACTTATATTTTGGGTCCACAAGACGAGCTGACCATTTACTTATGGGGTCCTTCTGTGGATTTTGGAATTTTACAGAGTAGGTATGAAGTAAAAGTAAATAGAGACGGAACTATATATATTCCAAATCTTGGTGTATACAATGTTTCTTCTATGAGCCTTGGGTCTTTTAAGGAACTTCTGCGTAGGGAGCTAAGTAGAAAGTATAGAGGGGTAAATGTAGATGTTACCCTATCAAGGATGAGAAAGTTTAGGGTATATGTAAGCGGGTTTGTCAATAATCCTGGCATAGTGGAAGCTAATCCTACGGATAATCTTATTACGGTTCTTGCCAGAGCAGGGGGTATTAGTAAGGAAGGATCTCTAAGAAGGATTGAGTTAAGAAGGCATAGCTCATCAGGGGTCGAAAACATCCCAGTAGACCTATACGATTTGTTGATAAAAGGAAAACCTATAGACATAAGATTGAGAGATGAGGACGTAATATATGTTCATCCTATAGGGAAGGTTGTGGGTGTAGGTGGTTCTGTTAAAAGACCTGCAATATACGAGCTTAAGAACGAAACATCTATAGAAGAAATCCTTGAGTTTGCAGGTGGTATAAAACCTTCTGCAAGTAAGACATTTTTACGTCTATATAGATTTGAAAAAGATGGCTTGAAGGTGATAGAAGTTTCTCTGGAAGACAAAAACTTCATCACAGGTAAAGTTCTCTTTGATGGAGATTTTATCTTCGTAGGAAGTGTTCCCGATCTATTGAAGAATTCCATTAGAATTTCTGGAAGTGTTTTGTATCCCGGAGTGTATTCTTACGAGAACAACAGAACGGTTAAGGAACTATTGAATAGAGCAAAACCAAGAGAAAATGCAATATACGGAAGGATTATAAGGATAGATAAGAGTCAAGTTGATTTTTATATAAGAGATGTTTTAGAAGGTGGTAAAGATATAAACCTTAATCCGAGAGATGAAGTTGTAATTTACGATATGTTTCCCTACGAACCTATATATGTTTCTGGCAATATATCCATACCACGCACGGTTCCTTACTACGAGAAAATTACTTTATTGGACGTTTTGAAGGATATAGAATTCACGAAAGACCCTAAGCAACTCAAGGCGGTAATATATAGAAAAGATTCAACAGAAATTAATAAAGAGAGAAATGATAAGACAACACAGGGACAAAACACAAAAACAGATAGTGGACAAGAAACATCATCTATACAAGAGAGAAACATTAGAGAAGATAAACCAGTTATAGTCTACCTAAATGACCTTCTATTTAGGAAGAGAGAAAATGTCAATATTCCATTAAAACCCGGTGATGTTATAGTGATAGAGGAAATTCAACCTTACGAAAGTACGAGCTATGTTACTATACTTGGTGAGGTGAGATATCCAGGTAGATATACCTTATCTGGTAATGAAACTCTTTATGATATTATTCTTAGGGCGGGTGGTTATACAGAGAGGGCTTTTCCCAAGGGACTTATACTCATAAGAGAATCTGCCAGAAGGCTTCAACAGGAACAACTTGAACTTGCTCTTGTATCTTTGGAAGAAGCCTTCCTAAAACAGATAGCTAATGTGAGCTTTGCTTCAGAAGAAGAGAGACAATTATATCTTATTCAAGTAGACAGGGAAAGGAGGCTTTTTGACCTTCTAAAAAGAAGAGCATCTGCTGGTCTTGGAAGAATTGCTTTAGAAATTCCAGAAACGCTTGATGCTCTTAAAAATTCTCCTTCAAATATATATTTAACAGATGAGGATGTAATAATAGTCCCTGCAAGACCAAACTATGTGTTAGTAATAGGTGATATATATAATCAGATGAGCCTACCTTATATTAAGGGCAAGAGAGTAAAGGACTATATAGAGATGCTGGGTGGACCCAAAAAACAAGCAAACACGAGGGATATATATGTAATAAAGGCTAATGGAATGGTTGTATCTTCTAATACACTTGGTAGAAGGTTTCTTTTACGTTCAAGTATAGAAGACTATATCGTAGAAGAAGGAGATACTATAGTAGTTCCTTCTGAGTTTAGGCTACCTATAGCATGGAGGCCTCTCATAAGGGATGTGGTGCAGATAATCTTCCAAGCTATATCAACCGCAGTGTTAGCTAAGAGGCTATAATTATGGAAAGAAGGGATAGAAAAGAGGAAGTGCAAACAAGCGATGAAGTAGACCTTATAGAACTTTGGGAAGCATTATGGCGTAGGAAAAGGCTTATATTTCTAAGTGTAATGATAGGCACTTTTTTGGCTATTGTTTTGTCTCTCCTTCTTCCTAAAAAGTATACCTCTACATCACAGATTATTCCATTAACTTCAGATAGTAAAATGAGACTTCCTATATCTCAAGAATTGGCTCTCTTGGCTAGCTTAAGTGGTATTTCTACGCAGGAAGGGAAAATAAAAGCTATTTTGGAAAGTAAAAGTATAATGGAAAGGGTTGTCAAAGAGCTTAATCTAACGGATGAATTATTAGGCGATAAGAAAAGTAGATATAAATATCCTGACAGTATGGCTGGAGAGCTTTTGAGTAAGACTGTAAATGTGAAATCTACTAAAGATGGCACAATAAAAATAAGTGTATCATGGAAAGACCCTAAAATGGCTCAAGAGATAAACTTTAAAATCATAGAGGCTCTAAGAGAGGTTCTTAACGAAAGAGCCTTTACAGTTGCAAAAATGAATAGAATTTTCTACGAAAGAGAGTTGGAAAAGACAGAAAAGGAACTTAAAGATATATTGACTGCCTTAGGTAGCTTTCAACAGACAGAGCGGGTGCTCTTGCCAGAAGAACAACTAAAAAAACAGCTTCAATTATACGCTTCATTGCTGGAAGAGAAGTTAAAAGCTGAGGCGGAGCTAAGATCCCTTAGTGTCATATTTGCAGAAGAACATCCAAAAGTTCAAGAGCTTAAAAAGAGGCTTTCATACATTTCAAGTAAGCTGTTAGAAGTAGAAGGCGCGGTAAAATCCAACTCATCCCTTTCACCTGAAAGAGCCCTCTCTGCTATTCCTGAATATACAGCCTTGGTGGCAAGGGCACAACAGGTAAGGGCGAGGTATGAGGTATTAGCCAAACTCCTTGAACAAGCTCGTATGGAAGAGCTTAGGGAAAACCTTTATGTGGAAATAATAGACCCACCATCTTACCCAGAGTATCCATCCTCTCCCAAGCGAAGACTTATAGTATTAAGCGGTTTTATCTCATCCCTCATGCTTGGCATTTTTATAGCTCTTATCAAGGAGGCGTTGGACAGGCGCAGGAAAGCAGTGGAAAACGTGTCCGGGGGGACTTGAACCCCCGACCTTGGGTTCCGGAGACCCACGCTCTATCCAGCTGAGCTACGGACACTCAAGAGAATATAATATACCTATGTTTAGGGAAAGGGTCAAAAGTTTTCACTTTGTGGGTATAGGCGGAATAGGCATGAGCGGTATAGCCCAGATACTCCTTGAGATGGGCTATGAGGTCTCTGGCTCGGACATAAGAGAAAACAAAAACACGGAGCTTCTTAGGAAAAAGGGTGCAAGGGTCTACATAGGACATTCAGAAAAAAACTTAGAGAAGGCTCAAGTGGTGGTTTACTCCTCTGCGGTCCCTGAGGACAACCCAGAGATAAAAAAAGCCAAGTCTTTAGGCATTCCGGTTATTCCTCGTGGTGAGATGCTTGCGGAGCTCTTTAGGCTTGGAGAAGGTATAGCGGTGTGCGGTTCTCATGGCAAGACCACAACCACTTCCATGATAGCCCATGCCTTTCATGAGGCGGGGTATGACCCTACTGTCCTTATTGGGGGTGTGCTCCAGAGGTTTGGCTCTAATGCTAAACTTGGCAAGGACAAGCTCATAATCTCCGAGGCGGACGAGAGCGACGGGAGCTTTCTAAAGCTCTTGCCTACCGTGGCGGTTATAACCAACATAGACAAGGAACACATAGGCTTTTATAGGGATATTGAGGAGATAAAGCAGGCTTTTTTGAGGTTTGCGGATGCGGTGCCCTTCTATGGCTTTGTGGTAATTAACGCAGATGACGAAAACTGCAGGTGGGTCATAGAAAGAACCCATAGAAGGGTAATAACCTTTGGGCTAAGAGAAGGTGCCAACTATACCGCAAGAG
This genomic interval from Aquificaceae bacterium contains the following:
- a CDS encoding capsule assembly Wzi family protein — encoded protein: MQWKVAVILLLILTNFALAESFSIYPIENREIYHRIDFSTKSSYASTGIKPYPCEKLQVLTEIPKKPCSENAIYTYLRFETYYTNNKNSLSIIPDREGIRLSEDTNFFTTLGGYYSPTDFLNITYNLRFSANEDTKKLYVHRLALNLKAGNTVITVGKDNIKVGPSRYGNLFSGTNPPFFQVRVQNYYPYEFLGHFDYIFMFGKLYEEREDHSDPNILFLRLNFKPSTSVEIGLNRAVMYGGKGRPQYKLKEYPKLIIGREETIGGRFENDSYFGFDVKFDIPIKFFDVFQIYYERNATDIESPMKKGDPKKLHFPFIIVKFHDDAKTYGIRVKRGKMLVNAEYTETAKTMYIHHRHPKEGLTYRGFSLGYPYGRNVRHAFLLLESLGDKEKFSIELGYIGQHAKFRGSIERRRMESVYTAFNVGRKVNKFNLDLYFRVDNVKNLNLSETPVQINLTQSSKLLFSTGFAVSVDF
- a CDS encoding SLBB domain-containing protein translates to MFKRVVSIFLLLCMSISFSQTPNISPQIEVISPNLPPVLRLPQQNEQMLLEKKEDTLKQDKERIDETKIRTPSFTPSLVDKTEKPSRIESIYMKLFPEERLKQFGYDLFKDLPLIEGAVPDTYILGPQDELTIYLWGPSVDFGILQSRYEVKVNRDGTIYIPNLGVYNVSSMSLGSFKELLRRELSRKYRGVNVDVTLSRMRKFRVYVSGFVNNPGIVEANPTDNLITVLARAGGISKEGSLRRIELRRHSSSGVENIPVDLYDLLIKGKPIDIRLRDEDVIYVHPIGKVVGVGGSVKRPAIYELKNETSIEEILEFAGGIKPSASKTFLRLYRFEKDGLKVIEVSLEDKNFITGKVLFDGDFIFVGSVPDLLKNSIRISGSVLYPGVYSYENNRTVKELLNRAKPRENAIYGRIIRIDKSQVDFYIRDVLEGGKDINLNPRDEVVIYDMFPYEPIYVSGNISIPRTVPYYEKITLLDVLKDIEFTKDPKQLKAVIYRKDSTEINKERNDKTTQGQNTKTDSGQETSSIQERNIREDKPVIVYLNDLLFRKRENVNIPLKPGDVIVIEEIQPYESTSYVTILGEVRYPGRYTLSGNETLYDIILRAGGYTERAFPKGLILIRESARRLQQEQLELALVSLEEAFLKQIANVSFASEEERQLYLIQVDRERRLFDLLKRRASAGLGRIALEIPETLDALKNSPSNIYLTDEDVIIVPARPNYVLVIGDIYNQMSLPYIKGKRVKDYIEMLGGPKKQANTRDIYVIKANGMVVSSNTLGRRFLLRSSIEDYIVEEGDTIVVPSEFRLPIAWRPLIRDVVQIIFQAISTAVLAKRL
- a CDS encoding Wzz/FepE/Etk N-terminal domain-containing protein produces the protein MERRDRKEEVQTSDEVDLIELWEALWRRKRLIFLSVMIGTFLAIVLSLLLPKKYTSTSQIIPLTSDSKMRLPISQELALLASLSGISTQEGKIKAILESKSIMERVVKELNLTDELLGDKKSRYKYPDSMAGELLSKTVNVKSTKDGTIKISVSWKDPKMAQEINFKIIEALREVLNERAFTVAKMNRIFYERELEKTEKELKDILTALGSFQQTERVLLPEEQLKKQLQLYASLLEEKLKAEAELRSLSVIFAEEHPKVQELKKRLSYISSKLLEVEGAVKSNSSLSPERALSAIPEYTALVARAQQVRARYEVLAKLLEQARMEELRENLYVEIIDPPSYPEYPSSPKRRLIVLSGFISSLMLGIFIALIKEALDRRRKAVENVSGGT
- the murC gene encoding UDP-N-acetylmuramate--L-alanine ligase; the protein is MFRERVKSFHFVGIGGIGMSGIAQILLEMGYEVSGSDIRENKNTELLRKKGARVYIGHSEKNLEKAQVVVYSSAVPEDNPEIKKAKSLGIPVIPRGEMLAELFRLGEGIAVCGSHGKTTTTSMIAHAFHEAGYDPTVLIGGVLQRFGSNAKLGKDKLIISEADESDGSFLKLLPTVAVITNIDKEHIGFYRDIEEIKQAFLRFADAVPFYGFVVINADDENCRWVIERTHRRVITFGLREGANYTARELRLIEGRYAFEVWHEGERLGEVHLGVPGKHNVYNALACISVCHSAGLSFEDIRKSLESFRNAERRLELKGYFHGAPVYDDYGHHPTEIKAVLSAVRDMHPERKILLAFQPHRYSRTFYLFEDFTKVLKEADLCLITDIYPAGEENLYGVSAKELALKSNALYCPTKENLFEALEERISEEHVVLFMGAGSISKWCEEFLALKRA